From the Gracilimonas sp. genome, the window CTGTTTTTCAGGTTGGGGCTCTTCAGTAAATTTCGGAAATTCATGGCCTTCTACAACTAATCCCCCTATAGTCTGAACCTCGTCTTCAGCAAAAGCATACTTCTCTGTTTGTGAGGTATCAGGTTCCGGACGATTTAATGCGGCCTGTGCAGCTTCTTCAATAGTTTTATCAGCTTTCTTTTCCCAGTTTTTCCATGTTTTTTCTGTGATATAATCCGGAACCATAAAGGCTTTTAATTTGTCGAGCGGATCATTCTTCTGCTCTTTTTTAAGGAGCTCATCATCTTTATAAGCCTGGTTATCCTGATAAGAATGTCCATTTAACCTTGGAACTGTCAAGCGGATAAGTGCAGGGCCTTTCCTGTCACGTACATAGTTGACTGATTCTTCGAGCAGCGATGAAGCACCTTCCGGGTCGGTACCATCGCCGTCATATATCTTCAGGTTGTTAAACGATTGAAGGTTATTGCTGATTTTACCGCCCGGAGTTTGATATTCACTAGTCACCGAGATTCCATACCCATTATCCTCAATGTAGAATAGTACTGGCAGATTCTGGGTAGTCGCGATCGTCAATGCCGACCAAAACCCATTTGTAGCTACCGAACCATCACCACCCAGAATTACAGAAATAGCTTTATCATACTCTTTTTCTTTGAGCACTTTTCTGCGGTATTCAATACCCTGCGCCCAGCCAATTGCCGGAGTGTATTGTGAACCTACGTCCCCAGCCATTGGAAGCACTTTAGGACTGTCAGCTTCTGGTTTATTGCAAACCACACCAATATCGCGCCCATCGCTATAGCCACCTGACTTCCCCATCGGGGCAGCCATTGCATCTTCCTCAGAAAGCCCCAAAGTGAGTAAAAGCGGTCTTGAACGATAATATGCACTGGCCGCATCATTTTTATTGGTAAGTAGTTTCCCTAACAAAATTTGTCCAAGCTCATGCCCGCGGGCCGAAAACTGATACAATACTTCTTTGTTAGGAACCAGCTCGTTTTCTTCCTTGGCATCCATTGCCCTTGAGTTTAACATAAGCTGAGCAACGCTATTCCAATCAACGTTTGGTGCTGTTTTCTTTTCTTTTTTTGATGCCGTTTTTGTCTTGGCCATAAATAAAATCTTTACTGCTTACTTCTTAGTTACTTCTAAAAACGATTGTTCAAAGTGATCCATTTCCTCTGAAAGTCCAACTGTAATTCTGATACAGTTTGGCAATCCGAAGGCATTAATTCGTCTCAATATCACCCCTTTTTCCAACATACTCTGAGTCAAATCTATAGCTTCTTGTTCTGAAGGTAAGATCATCATCACTGAATTTGAGATCGATTTCACATATTCAACATTATGTTTATCAAAAAACTGGTACAACCTGTTTTTACTCTCTTCAACAACTTCCACGCTTTTCTGCAGAAACTCATGATCATTATATGCGGCCAGAGCTGCTGCCTGCCCCAAAGTTGTAGGTTCAAAGGTAAGCTTTGTTTTCATCATATTACTGATGAGTTCTTCATCAGCTATTGCATATCCTACCCTGAATCCTGCAAGGCCATACGCCTTAGAAAAGGTTCTTAACACTATGATGTTTTCATAATCATAATCCAGTGCCTGAGGATAATCCTTGACGTCTTTTGCATATTCAAAATAAGCTTCATCCATCACTACCAACACATCCTCAGGAACCTGTTGCATAAACCACTCAAATTCATCTTTGTTGATATATGTACCAGTAGGATTATTAGGATTAGCTATATATACCATTTTAGTATTCTCATCTATGGCATTGGCAATAGCTTTTACATCATACCTATACCCCGATGTCATCGGAATCCGTTTAAGGTGAACGCCACGAACACCAATCTGCACAAAAAACCCAACAAAGGTGGCATCTGCAGTTACCGCATTTTCCCGGTTCAGAAAAAAGGTCTTACATAAAATAGAGATAATGCTTTCCGATCCAGAAGCCAATAATACATTTTCGCTCTTTACTCCATTTCGTTCAGCAATAGCGGCTCTTAGTTTGCGGGCAACAGGGTCAGGATAATCCTGAATTTCTTTAAACGCCTGATCAATGGCGTTCTTTACTTTGGGGCTGCACCCCAATCGGTTCTCGTTAGAAGCAAGCTTGGCTATTTTTTTGGGTTTGTATAAATCTGCTACTTCTGCAATGGTCTTACCCGCAACATAGGGTTTTAGGGTTTCTATATTACTGGGTACTAACGGTTTACCAGTTTTTGTAGTCATTAAGCCTTAACTTACTTTTTAGAATTTTTGACAGAGCAGAAATTTACCACTAAAAAAGCGCTTTTTCCAAGCATGTAACAACTTAAACGAACTATTTACATTTGCTTTTGTTTCAATCTTTAAATCTCTAATAATATACCCATCAATTAATGAGTAAGACGATATTAATTACTGGAGCCAGTCGTGGCATAGGATATGAGACTGCACTGAAATTGGCTTCAGAGAATCATACAGTTATTGCTACAGCACGTTCTAAAGACAAGCTTCAGGAATTATCAAAAGCTGCCAACAACGGACAAATAATTTCAACCCCAGCAGACCTTACCAAACCAGAAGACATCAAAAAATTAGCTGATGCTGTTGCTGGAACTAATGGTTTGGATGGTTTGATCAATAATGCCGGGGTTGTTCACCGTGAAGCATTTATGGATACAGATATCGAAGTGTTCAAAAAGCTTATGGATGTAAATGTATATGGAATTGTGCGCCTGACACAAGCTATGAAGACCCACCTGAAAAAAGGAAGCCATATACTGAATATTTCTAGCATGTCTGGTTATCAAGGTAGTTTAAAGTTTGGTGGGCTTTCAGCTTATGGAACTGCAAAAGCAGCAGTAGTTGGCTTATCCGAAGTAATGAGTGCTGAATTTACAGATGAAAATATCGCCGTAAATTGTTTATGTATTGGCGCTGTGCAAACCGAGATGCTTGCTGAAGCTTTTCCCGGTTTTGAAGCTCCGGTTTCTCCCCAACAAATGGGAGACTACATTGCCAATTTTATATTAACAGGTCATCAGTTTTATAATGGGAAGGTTTTGCCTGTAGCTTTAAACGATCCCGGATAGTCATTAATGGTATTGGCATTCATTATTTACTAACTTCGGTTAAATCAAAAAATCTATGAGACCCTAATGCGTACACTTACAGCATTTTTCCTTTGCATCACAATTATCTTTTCAGCAACTAAAGCCTCTGAAGCTCAGACTATTGAACTATTGGCTGGAAACACTTTGAATGGCGCCGTAAATGGGACGCTATTGGGAGGTGCCACCATGGCTTTGAATAGTAATACTGACTTTGCCCCTTTACGTGTTGGGGTTGGGCTTGGAACTTTATATGGTGTTGGTGTTGGAGCCTATGATATTGCATCTTCGGGTGGGCAGCAATTGATTGTCCAGGGTTTATTTAATGATGGTAATAATACCAGTATTATCGTTTTACTTGATACTTTTTATGGTGCGGCAGCAGGAGCAGTCATTACTACTTCGGTTATGCTTGTAGCTAATGAACCTTTAATAGATGGATTGCAATATGGAGCTGGTATTGGCGCTTGGGTTGGGTTTGGAGTCGGGCTGATTGATGCTTTTGCTCTTTCTCAACGGATTACACCAACCTCTTCGACGGCAATGAAAAGTCCGGTACCAAGAGCTGATGGATTAGTCGGCCTTCAATTTGATAATAAAACAAGCATCGGGTTGATTTCTCCTTCTATCACTACTACTTACCAAACTACAGATAGTGGTTTGTCCCGCAAACTTAATGCCTCCGTTAATTTGCTCAACCTGAAGGTTAACTTTTAGGTTCGGCCAATTTTTTAATTATCGCTTTCGCCGTCTCCATATGTCCGGATAATGAATGGTGCAAACCATCCGGGAGGTAATTCCATGCATTCGGCTCTCCTTTGCCCATTCGGTTTGCGGAAGGGTCCACAATAGCTCCTTGTTTACCTGAAACCACGTCCTGAACCGGACCTAAATCCTCCGGTTTTATCGTAAAATCATATAGCAGGTTTTCTTCCAGCATCTCGTCAATCACAGGTGCCGGGGTAACCCAGATCAGTGGATTCTCTACTCTTGATTCCAGAACAGACTGAATGGTCTCTATATTTTCCCAGGTTTCTGAAAGAGGTAGCAAGGTACGATCAGGAGCAATATTTAAACGCTGGGCATCGAAAGTTCCAAGAGCTACAATTACCCAATCCGGCTCATGAACAACAACATCCCGGTCAATCCGGCGCAGAGCTTCAGCTGTTGTATTGTAAGACACACCCGCATTTAAAAATTTGAAGTTCGCCTTCTCAACTGAAATTTCCAGTACATGCTTCAGAATGGTAAACCAACCCTGTGCATCTTCAGTATTGGAGTCACCAAATGCTACAATGGTTTCTTCTCCGTCCATTGGAATCTTATCCAGACAATCTACAATTTCATCTTCCTTTAAAATTTCAAGGGCTGCTTGCCGGGCATTCTCGTCATAATTCTCTCTATACTCTTTGAGCTCTCCTTCTGTGATGCCAAATAAACCGGCTTCCGATTTAATATCATTTTTTCCAGGAAAAAGGGGAATTCGTTTTGTGATATGATAGAAAGGCAGCATAAACTGCTCCAGAATTCCTTTTTCTTCGTCAGTAGCTTTTTTATTCGCCATTATTTTATATGTACTCTTTTTTTAGTTTGTCTGCTAATTTCTGCACTCCTGAACCTGCATTTTCTTTGAAATGAGTCCATTCATCAAAATCGTAGAGCTGGGGATTTGAAGGATCTATGATGAATTTTGGGATGCTTGGTTTTGCGTAATCAATTAAGCCTGCAGCAGGATACACAACTAAAGAAGTACCCACCACAATCAAAATATCTGCTGTCGAAACTTCTATTGCTGCAGGTTCAATCATAGGAACCATCTCGCCAAACCATACTACATGTGGCCGAAGCTGAGCTCCGTCTTCCGCTGTGTCTCCCATTTTGATTGGATCAGAACCTATATCAATTACAATAGATTCATCCTCAACACTTCGTGCCCTTTTTAATTCTCCATGTAAATGAAGAACCTGTTTTGAGCCAGCCCGTTCATGTAAGTCATCAACATTCTGAGTTACAATGGAAACTTCAAAAAAATTTTCCAGGTCAGCTAAAGCATGGTGAGCAGCATTAGGTTCTGCTTTTGCTGCTTGTTTGCGTCGAAGATTGTAAAAGTTGAGAACATTTTCGGGATCTTTTTCCCACCCTTGAATGGAGGCTACTTCATTAATATCATAACCTTCCCATAAACCACCAGAATCTCTAAATGTAGCGAGACCACTCTCTGCACTAATTCCGGCCCCGCTAATTACTACGATCTTTTGATCAGGCATTCACCATTGAAAATTTAAACCATGAACTGTCCATTTTATACTCTTCTACAACATCCGCATTACCACCATATTTATACGTTTGCATAATGGTATTTACTTCGTCCTGTAGAGTTTTAATGGCATTCTGAACTAACTCGTTATTAAATCCCTGATCTCCGAGATTTAAAGTGAACTCCATAGAAATAATCCGGCCTAATGCGCGTCCGAGTTCTACGAGTTTACGTTGGGGCATTTTTGGATCTATTTCAAAATTAAAATGCTCTTTAAAATATTCTGATGAGCGTGAAGTAAGGTGGAAATCGTTAAGGAAATCCTGAAGATTATTATTCTTCAGCTTACGCATCATCTTCAATACCGACTCACTTATCTGCTGATATAAAATATCGTTGGAGCCTTCAAAAATTTGAAACGGACGACTATCGATTACTGATCGTCCTGCAATGCTATCCAACCGATAACCCATTGCTCCTTTTAGCTGTAACAAAGATTGGGAAGCTCGCTGCATATAGTCTGTTACAAGGGCTTTAATCGCATTTGCCTCTAAATCCATTCGGGAAGTATTTTTCTCTAGCGGGACATTGGCACTGGTGAAGCTGCACATAGCCGAACAAACGGTGAAATACGCTTGAATTTCAGAAAGCCGGCTTTTGACCTGATCATAATTTATCAGGCTTTGTCCACCTACAAAACGTTCTTTACAATGCTGCATCGCTTCGTCCATCATTCTGCGTAAGAAACCCATTCCCATACCCGGAAATTGAAGACGGCTTCTGTGAAGCAGGTCCAACATCATGGTAACGCCAGTACTTTTCGGTTGCAGCTTATGAGATTCATCTACTTTAATGTCGATTTTATTTTTTCCATAAGGCAGCATATAAAGGCCAAGATTATTGTAGTACTCCTCAACCTCAATACCTCCATTTCGGGTATCATGTATAAAGAATGAAATATCGCGTCCCAAATCACCTTTGTCACTCATATTCCTCGCAGTGATGAGCCAATAGTCCGCCATCCCGGTAAGTCCACCCCAGTGCTTGGTTCCTTCAATTTTATAAGTTTCGTCTCCAATTTTCTGATACGATGTCTGCATTTTTAATGCATCTGAACCATAATCAGGTTCGGTGATCATCAACCCACCTAGCTTATTATTATTAATTACGCGATTGTAGATATCTTTTTTAACCTCTTCATCTGCATAGTTCGCTAATGGCTGTAAAAACAAAGCACCATTTATACCCATCATCAA encodes:
- a CDS encoding transketolase C-terminal domain-containing protein — its product is MAKTKTASKKEKKTAPNVDWNSVAQLMLNSRAMDAKEENELVPNKEVLYQFSARGHELGQILLGKLLTNKNDAASAYYRSRPLLLTLGLSEEDAMAAPMGKSGGYSDGRDIGVVCNKPEADSPKVLPMAGDVGSQYTPAIGWAQGIEYRRKVLKEKEYDKAISVILGGDGSVATNGFWSALTIATTQNLPVLFYIEDNGYGISVTSEYQTPGGKISNNLQSFNNLKIYDGDGTDPEGASSLLEESVNYVRDRKGPALIRLTVPRLNGHSYQDNQAYKDDELLKKEQKNDPLDKLKAFMVPDYITEKTWKNWEKKADKTIEEAAQAALNRPEPDTSQTEKYAFAEDEVQTIGGLVVEGHEFPKFTEEPQPEKQRINIVEAIRRTLKYELETNPKLMVFGEDVGMKGGVHAATMDLQSEFGEDRVFDTSLSEEGIIGRAVGLAYSGLMPVAEIQFRKYADPATEQLNNCGTTRWRTANRFAAPIVVRMPGGFAKCGDPWHSMSNEVFFTHAIGWQVAMPSNAEDAVGLLRSAMRSNNPTIFFEHRNLLDAKYARKPYPGDEFIVPFGKAKKLREGEELTIITWGAMCERSEAAVEKLGVSADVLDLRTLMPWDKEAVLDSIRRTNRCLIVHEDNKTAGFGAEIAAVLVREAFTYLDAPVERVTMPDIPVPYNVNLMNSVLPTTGKIADKIEEILSF
- the hisC gene encoding histidinol-phosphate transaminase is translated as MTTKTGKPLVPSNIETLKPYVAGKTIAEVADLYKPKKIAKLASNENRLGCSPKVKNAIDQAFKEIQDYPDPVARKLRAAIAERNGVKSENVLLASGSESIISILCKTFFLNRENAVTADATFVGFFVQIGVRGVHLKRIPMTSGYRYDVKAIANAIDENTKMVYIANPNNPTGTYINKDEFEWFMQQVPEDVLVVMDEAYFEYAKDVKDYPQALDYDYENIIVLRTFSKAYGLAGFRVGYAIADEELISNMMKTKLTFEPTTLGQAAALAAYNDHEFLQKSVEVVEESKNRLYQFFDKHNVEYVKSISNSVMMILPSEQEAIDLTQSMLEKGVILRRINAFGLPNCIRITVGLSEEMDHFEQSFLEVTKK
- a CDS encoding SDR family oxidoreductase, producing the protein MSKTILITGASRGIGYETALKLASENHTVIATARSKDKLQELSKAANNGQIISTPADLTKPEDIKKLADAVAGTNGLDGLINNAGVVHREAFMDTDIEVFKKLMDVNVYGIVRLTQAMKTHLKKGSHILNISSMSGYQGSLKFGGLSAYGTAKAAVVGLSEVMSAEFTDENIAVNCLCIGAVQTEMLAEAFPGFEAPVSPQQMGDYIANFILTGHQFYNGKVLPVALNDPG
- a CDS encoding GDSL-type esterase/lipase family protein, yielding MANKKATDEEKGILEQFMLPFYHITKRIPLFPGKNDIKSEAGLFGITEGELKEYRENYDENARQAALEILKEDEIVDCLDKIPMDGEETIVAFGDSNTEDAQGWFTILKHVLEISVEKANFKFLNAGVSYNTTAEALRRIDRDVVVHEPDWVIVALGTFDAQRLNIAPDRTLLPLSETWENIETIQSVLESRVENPLIWVTPAPVIDEMLEENLLYDFTIKPEDLGPVQDVVSGKQGAIVDPSANRMGKGEPNAWNYLPDGLHHSLSGHMETAKAIIKKLAEPKS
- a CDS encoding NAD-dependent deacylase; amino-acid sequence: MPDQKIVVISGAGISAESGLATFRDSGGLWEGYDINEVASIQGWEKDPENVLNFYNLRRKQAAKAEPNAAHHALADLENFFEVSIVTQNVDDLHERAGSKQVLHLHGELKRARSVEDESIVIDIGSDPIKMGDTAEDGAQLRPHVVWFGEMVPMIEPAAIEVSTADILIVVGTSLVVYPAAGLIDYAKPSIPKFIIDPSNPQLYDFDEWTHFKENAGSGVQKLADKLKKEYI
- a CDS encoding acyl-CoA dehydrogenase family protein: MDFQKFLKNYKKKLSDIFSDNVQAEENTLVRGIEKSTLKEIMDLSPLSAFIPSEYGGYGAHTAEALAMLEASSYESLPLSLMMGINGALFLQPLANYADEEVKKDIYNRVINNNKLGGLMITEPDYGSDALKMQTSYQKIGDETYKIEGTKHWGGLTGMADYWLITARNMSDKGDLGRDISFFIHDTRNGGIEVEEYYNNLGLYMLPYGKNKIDIKVDESHKLQPKSTGVTMMLDLLHRSRLQFPGMGMGFLRRMMDEAMQHCKERFVGGQSLINYDQVKSRLSEIQAYFTVCSAMCSFTSANVPLEKNTSRMDLEANAIKALVTDYMQRASQSLLQLKGAMGYRLDSIAGRSVIDSRPFQIFEGSNDILYQQISESVLKMMRKLKNNNLQDFLNDFHLTSRSSEYFKEHFNFEIDPKMPQRKLVELGRALGRIISMEFTLNLGDQGFNNELVQNAIKTLQDEVNTIMQTYKYGGNADVVEEYKMDSSWFKFSMVNA